A region of Lycium barbarum isolate Lr01 chromosome 1, ASM1917538v2, whole genome shotgun sequence DNA encodes the following proteins:
- the LOC132643503 gene encoding endochitinase PR4-like, translated as MKNFYSSRKHLILLFICICTIAIVVIPRLVLAQKCGCPEGLCCSRWGYCGSGNAYCGQGCQGGPCYTSTSTNNNNSNKGISDIVTESFFNGIANQAASYCEGKGFYTRAVFLEAINSYPKFGTAGSSDDNKREIAAFFAHVAHETGQMCYINEINGASRDYCDQTNSKYPCVSGKQYYGRGPIQISWNFNYGPAGKDIGFDGLNDPDIVARDSLIAFKTALWYWMNICHPLFTSGQGFGATIRAINGPLECDGGNPEPVARRVQHYVEYCQQLGVDTGNNLTC; from the exons ATGAAAAACTTTTATTCTTCAAGAAAACACTTGATCTTATTATTTATTTGTATTTGTACTATAGCTATAGTTGTAATTCCAAGATTGGTGTTGGCTCAGAAATGTGGGTGTCCAGAAGGATTATGCTGCAGTAGATGGGGTTATTGTGGCTCTGGGAATGCTTATTGTGGGCAAGGCTGTCAAGGAGGGCCTTGTTATACTAGTActtcaacaaacaacaataatagtAATAAGGGAATTTCTGACATTGTTACTGAATCATTCTTCAATGGAATTGCTAATCAGGCAGCTTCATACTGTGAAGGCAAAGGGTTTTACACAAGAGCTGTGTTTCTTGAAGCTATAAATTCTTATCCTAAATTTGGAACTGCTGGTTCTTCTGATGATAATAAGCGTGAAATTGCTGCTTTCTTTGCTCATGTCGCTCATGAGACTGGAC AAATGTGCTACATAAACGAGATAAATGGTGCATCTAGGGACTATTGTGATCAGACAAACTCAAAGTACCCTTGTGTCTCCGGCAAGCAATACTACGGTCGAGGGCCAATCCAAATATCATGGAACTTCAATTATGGACCAGCCGGAAAAGACATTGGATTCGATGGCCTAAACGACCCAGATATCGTGGCTAGAGATAGTCTTATAGCATTCAAAACTGCCTTGTGGTACTGGATGAACATTTGCCATCCTCTTTTTACTTCTGGCCAAGGTTTTGGGGCGACGATTCGAGCCATTAATGGTCCACTTGAGTGTGATGGTGGCAATCCCGAGCCGGTTGCTAGAAGGGTTCAACATTACGTTGAGTATTGCCAGCAACTTGGTGTAGATACTGGGAATAATCTCACTTGTTAG
- the LOC132615348 gene encoding endochitinase PR4-like, with translation MINIFSSRKNLIFIYTIAIVLIPRWIMAQKCGCAKGLCCSKWGYCGNGNDYCGKGCQEGSCYTTTSTNNSNNGISDIVTESFFNGIANQAASSCDGKGFYTRAAFLEALKSYPRFATIGSSNDTKREIAAFFAHVTHETGHMCYISEINGPSRNYCDEQNIEYPCVSGKKYYGRGPIQLSWNFNYGPAGKDIGFDGLNDPDIVARDNIISFKTALWYWMNTCHSLINSGLGFGATIRAIYGPFECDGGNPPAVARRIDYYTEYCHQLGVETGNSTSC, from the exons ATGATTAACATTTTTTCTTCAAGAAAGAACTTAATTTTTATTTATACTATAGCTATAGTTCTAATTCCAAGATGGATAATGGCTCAGAAATGTGGGTGTGCAAAAGGTTTATGCTGCAGCAAATGGGGTTATTGTGGCAATGGAAATGATTATTGTGGGAAAGGCTGCCAAGAAGGATCTTGTTATACTACTACTTCAACAAACAATAGTAATAATGGAATTTCTGATATTGTTACTGAATCATTCTTTAATGGAATTGCTAATCAAGCTGCTTCAAGCTGTGATGGCAAAGGGTTTTACACAAGAGCAGCATTTCTTGAAGCTCTGAAATCTTATCCTCGCTTTGCAACTATTGGTTCCTCTAATGATACCAAGCGTGAGATTGCCGCTTTCTTTGCTCATGTCACCCATGAGACTGGAC aCATGTGCTACATAAGTGAGATAAATGGTCCATCTAGGAACTACTGCGACGAGCAAAACATAGAGTACCCTTGTGTCTCCGGCAAGAAATATTACGGTCGAGGACCTATCCAACTGTCATGGAACTTCAACTACGGGCCAGCCGGAAAAGACATCGGATTCGATGGCCTAAACGACCCCGATATCGTGGCTAGAGATAACATTATATCATTCAAGACAGCCTTGTGGTACTGGATGAACACTTGCCACTCTCTCATTAATTCTGGCCTAGGTTTCGGGGCGACGATTCGAGCTATTTATGGCCCGTTTGAGTGTGATGGTGGCAATCCTCCGGCTGTTGCAAGAAGGATTGACTATTACACTGAATATTGTCACCAACTTGGTGTAGAGACTGGGAATAGTACCTCTTGTTAG